From one Suricata suricatta isolate VVHF042 chromosome 8, meerkat_22Aug2017_6uvM2_HiC, whole genome shotgun sequence genomic stretch:
- the RNF186 gene encoding E3 ubiquitin-protein ligase RNF186, with translation MACTEVQEQPAPWQPPPVSARVPATVATGPAPGCLGPSEDDLECLVCREPYSCARPPKLLACQHPFCAVCLKLLLCIQNDTWSVTCPLCRKATAVPGGLICSLRDQEALVGRLARPCPEVQLCPQGLADSATSTAGHPGQAGEDGQDAVSANRVAARRLVAHLLLLVLLIILILPFFYPGIIRWVLAVIIALALLMSACFCCHPSSQGGCWPPAGTLLCREQKHSEIASIA, from the coding sequence ATGGCCTGCACCGAGGTTCAAGAGCAGCCAGCCCCATGGCAGCCCCCGCCTGTCTCAGCCAGAGTGCCCGCCACTGTGGCCACAGGTCCTGCTCCGGGGTGTCTTGGCCCCTCGGAGGACGACCTCGAGTGTCTGGTGTGCCGGGAACCCTACAGCTGTGCCCGGCCGCCCAAGCTGCTGGCTTGCCAGCACCCCTTCTGTGCCGTCTGCCTGAAACTCCTGCTGTGTATCCAGAATGACACCTGGTCTGTCACCTGCCCGCTGTGCCGCAAGGCCACCGCCGTCCCCGGGGGCCTCATCTGCAGCCTGCGTGACCAGGAGGCCCTGGTGGGGCGGCTGGCTCGGCCGTGCCCAGAGGTGCAGCTCTGTCCACAAGGACTGGCAGATTCCGCCACCTCGACGGCAGGGCACCCTGGCCAGGCGGGAGAGGACGGGCAGGACGCGGTGAGCGCGAACCGTGTGGCGGCCCGGCGCCTGGTGGCACACTTGCTCCTACTGGTCTTGCTCATCATCCTCATCCTGCCCTTCTTCTACCCCGGCATCATCCGGTGGGTACTGGCCGTCATCATCGCCTTGGCCCTGCTGATGTCGGCCTGCTTCTGCTGCCACCCGAGCAGCCAGGGTGGCTGCTGGCCTCCCGCCGGGACTCTCCTCTGCAGAGAACAGAAGCACAGCGAGATCGCTTCCATTGCCTAG